AAGAGAAAGGAGAATTGTGTCTGCAGAAGCCAATGTCAAAGTACTAACCCCAGCTTCCCTGTGTCCCAACTAGTGTCCTAGTTTTCCTAGTGTCCCATCCCgccaagagaaaaaaagcaggtATGAAAGAGAGGGGACACCATGCAGCGAAACGAGGTTGTGGGCAGCTAACAACCATTCCTTTGTGACTgtaataaataaagaacaaaatcacTTTGACTCGGGCTCTCACATACACAAAGACTTATGCTACATGCCCATcatctttgttttcaaaaaagtGAAGGCTTGTTGAGGAACTGTTGTAAGCTACTTGCCAAAACATGACAAAAGGACCAAGGATGACATCTGTAATAAGCAGGGAGAATGTCTTAATTATTAAACCCAATGCCTTTTCAATGAATTTGTACCAatccaaatggggaaaaaaaaaaatcagtcagatCTCCAAATGTTCCTCACAGGCCATCAAATAGCTGTGGTTTCATCGCTGTTTCAAGTTACTGATACATAGAGAGCCACCTTCCCTGAAGGACAGGGTGTTTCTAGAACTCACCGTATCTTCCCCTGActggcactgtgtgtgtgtgtgtggcggtggtaggagggggtggagggtgagtCAGATGGCAAACTTACTTACCCCTCTCTTGATCTTCATTAAGCTACAgtggtgataaaaataaaaataaaaatagcctgTACCTTTGAGGAGGTGATACGTTTTTCCTGTTGACTTCAAGCACCCCCACCCAGGACCATGTGCCTGCAGAAGGGGTGAGTACTTAAGCCTCATCACAAACGATGAGGTACATGCCCTCAGGTAGCACAATGCCcggcatgtagtaagtgctcagaaatatttactgactaaataaataaatagtaatgattttaaaagaagaagaagaggccaGATGTCTGGCATCTCAAATGATTTCAACGCGGACGGGAAATGTTCACAGTCAAAGATTTGGGCGTTTTCTACACATCTCTGTTGTTTTCCGTGACTATGGGTTTGTTTCAGACCTTGTAACACTGTGAAGATTTAACTTGACAAAGAAAGTACCTCCTAAGGGAGGAAAGCCCCCAGATGGCTAAGCAAAGAAAGGGCTGTCTCTCCAGGAGGAACGTTATGGGGATAACAAGGTGCCAGATGTGGCTTGTGGTGCCCTGTCCTACACGGAAGCATCCCCAGAGCACTGAGGCTGATTCTAAGTCTCATCGAGACTTACGAAGTAAGTATTTATGAAGCGCTGGAGCAGTACaacctcctgctcctccccctacccgAGTATTTATGAAGCGCTAGAGCAGTACAACCTCCTGcgcctccccctaccccctcctgAAGATATCTACCTGAAAaagaggagtctgcttttctgtgCCAGCTGTCTTGTCCATCCAGGACTCCAGAGCTTTCCGTGTCCTGGAGCCCTGAGTTACCACAGGAAACTTGGCTGCCAAGGCTGGTCGGTTAGATGTGTgcagctgctgctcctgctggaCAATCTGAAGCTTCTTCAGTAACTCCTGAGGGGAGATCACTCCAGAACTGCTAGTCTGATTGCCAGAGTGGGTAAGCATGGGTCTTGGGTGTGTGGACGGCTCTTTGCCATGAACCTGGTGTCCTAGTGGCTGAGCTGGAAGGGAGCCATTGAAATACCCTGCCTGTGCCTGAGCCTGCCCCTTTATTGGGGCGCCAGGGGTGGCAGCGGGGAGGGTGGTGCTGAGGTTTGGGACAGCTGAGCTGGCAGGGGCTGCGGTGCTAGGCTCATACTTAGTTGCTGGCCTTGGGCCACTCTGAAGCTTCTCCAACAGGCTCTGAGTTCCGGAAGCACTTTGTACCCGCTGAGAAGTTCCAACACTATGTGTAGACCCTGGCTGCACAGGTCCCAGAAAAACTTCCCCAGCGGAATGGGTATTGCCATTTCTGCAGGGCCGGTTCTCAGGCAGCTCCGACAATGGGTGGAGGTCTGCACTCCGGACCATGAGTTTCTGAATGGCGGGACACAGCTGCTTCTCGAGGGTGGGCGAGTGTCTTCTGGGTTCCTCGTAGGAGAGGGAGCGTACGACCCCCTGCCTAACGGGAAGTGGctcctggtgctgctgctgctggtggatGGTCGGTGGGGACCCCACGGTTTCCTGACAGGTGGATTTGTCCTGCTTCCCAAAGAGAGCTGTCAAAGACAAGTGTTGGGGCTCGGGGTCTAAggtctggaaaaaataaaaatgtctgaaaatgGGTCTACGTACAATTTGTTATATGGTGGGCTAGGAAACATTACTAACCTGACTGAGCGTATCTTTATTTATATAGGATCAGTTACGGAGAATGAAAAACTTTATAATTCTAATCAATTTTACAATGTAAGACTTCCTTTCCAGGTAAAAAAATTTTCGCAGGCTTCTTCGCTCCCATCCCCCAGAGAGCAATTGTTTTTAGCACCTGCTCATGGATGAAATAGCCCTTGATGGGCCTGAGGTTCACAGACAGGGGGCCACGGTGGTGCAAAGCTCTAGatactaaaatggaaataatctctTCAACAGGAAGTCTGCCTAACCCTGCAGAGTATAAGAAGATGTTGAGAACATACAGGAATATGGGGATGTCAGTAGCCTTTCGCAGAATTAGAGAAATTAAGGATAAGTCGTTTAAACTAACTTGATCCTTTCAGCCATACACCAGtagctttaaaaaatcatcttatgCATACATACAACCGTCCCTGATCTGAGTCAGTCATAAAGCTACCTCCTTCCTGCCCTATAGcccttcctgctccttctgctgctctccaTGTTGTTAGGCTAAGAAAACATGAGCTTCCTTCTAACATCAACATATTCcagtttctttattaaaataaaaaacttccatGGAAGGCAAATAATAAAAGCAAGCTAAGAGATAATTAGAAAAgacttatcttttcaaaaattca
This genomic interval from Mustela erminea isolate mMusErm1 chromosome 6, mMusErm1.Pri, whole genome shotgun sequence contains the following:
- the DCP1B gene encoding mRNA-decapping enzyme 1B isoform X2; translation: MAAVAAGGLVGKGRDISLAALQRHDPYINRIVDVASQVALYTFGHRANEWEKTDVEGTLFVYTRSASPKHGFTIMNRLSMENRTEPITKDLDFQLQDPFLLYRNARLSIYGIWFYDKEECQRIAELMKNLTQYEQLKAHQGGGTGNSPMILNSGESKEVDILRMLTKAKDEYTKCKTCSEPKQITSSSAIYDNPNLIKPIPVKPSENQQQRIPRPSQTLDPEPQHLSLTALFGKQDKSTCQETVGSPPTIHQQQQHQEPLPVRQGVVRSLSYEEPRRHSPTLEKQLCPAIQKLMVRSADLHPLSELPENRPCRNGNTHSAGEVFLGPVQPGSTHSVGTSQRVQSASGTQSLLEKLQSGPRPATKYEPSTAAPASSAVPNLSTTLPAATPGAPIKGQAQAQAGYFNGSLPAQPLGHQVHGKEPSTHPRPMLTHSGNQTSSSGVISPQELLKKLQIVQQEQQLHTSNRPALAAKFPVVTQGSRTRKALESWMDKTAGTEKQTPLFQVDIFRRG